One genomic window of Pseudomonas sp. LFM046 includes the following:
- the ftsY gene encoding signal recognition particle-docking protein FtsY produces MFGSNDDKKAPAQAGEKKSLFGWLRKKPQETAPVAPTEPVAPVEAEAPAAPAPAPETAPVAATVAPVAERAVEPVSTPAPAPVIAPVPAPEPVVAPVVVEAAAPVVEAPAPAPTPAPVIAETPAAVEPAAPAPVVDQSVPTAAPTPVAQAVAAAAEPAKAGFFARLKQGLSKTSASIGEGMASLFLGRKAIDDDLLDEIETRLLTADVGVEATSAIVQSLTQKVARKQLADSGALYQALQEELAALLRPVEQPLKIDGGRAPYVILVVGVNGVGKTTTIGKLAKKLQLEGKKVMLAAGDTFRAAAVEQLQVWGERNNIAVIAQHTGADSASVIFDAVQAAKARGIDVLIADTAGRLHTKDNLMEELKKVRRVIGKLDESAPHEVLLVLDAGTGQNAINQAKQFHQAVSLSGLALTKLDGTAKGGVIFALAKQFSLPIRYIGVGEGIDDLRTFEADAFVKALFAERESA; encoded by the coding sequence ATGTTTGGTTCCAACGACGACAAGAAGGCTCCGGCGCAGGCCGGGGAAAAGAAATCCTTGTTCGGCTGGCTGCGCAAGAAGCCCCAGGAAACCGCTCCCGTCGCTCCGACGGAACCGGTGGCCCCTGTCGAGGCTGAAGCGCCGGCCGCGCCTGCGCCCGCACCCGAAACTGCCCCGGTTGCTGCCACCGTTGCTCCTGTTGCCGAGCGCGCAGTCGAGCCGGTTTCGACCCCCGCTCCAGCGCCTGTGATCGCGCCTGTTCCGGCTCCTGAGCCCGTCGTGGCGCCGGTTGTGGTCGAAGCCGCCGCTCCCGTGGTTGAAGCGCCAGCGCCTGCGCCCACCCCGGCTCCGGTGATTGCCGAGACTCCCGCAGCGGTCGAGCCTGCTGCACCTGCACCAGTCGTGGATCAGAGTGTTCCGACAGCTGCGCCGACTCCGGTCGCACAGGCCGTTGCGGCTGCGGCCGAGCCCGCCAAGGCCGGTTTCTTCGCCCGTCTCAAGCAGGGCCTGTCGAAAACCAGCGCAAGTATCGGCGAAGGCATGGCCAGCCTGTTCCTCGGGCGCAAGGCCATCGACGACGACCTGCTGGACGAAATCGAAACCCGTCTGCTCACCGCCGACGTCGGCGTGGAAGCCACCAGTGCCATCGTCCAGAGCCTGACCCAGAAGGTCGCACGCAAGCAGCTGGCCGACAGTGGCGCGCTCTATCAGGCCCTTCAGGAAGAACTGGCCGCCCTGCTGCGTCCGGTGGAGCAGCCGCTGAAGATCGACGGCGGCCGCGCGCCTTACGTGATCCTCGTGGTCGGCGTGAACGGCGTCGGCAAGACCACCACCATCGGCAAGCTGGCCAAGAAGCTGCAGCTGGAAGGCAAGAAGGTGATGCTGGCCGCTGGCGATACCTTCCGCGCCGCTGCCGTGGAGCAGCTGCAGGTCTGGGGCGAGCGCAACAATATTGCGGTGATCGCCCAGCACACCGGCGCCGATTCCGCCTCCGTGATCTTCGACGCCGTGCAGGCCGCCAAGGCCCGTGGCATTGATGTGCTGATCGCCGACACCGCCGGCCGCCTGCACACCAAGGACAACCTGATGGAAGAGCTGAAGAAGGTGCGCCGCGTGATCGGCAAGCTGGACGAGTCGGCTCCCCACGAAGTGCTGCTGGTGCTGGATGCCGGCACCGGGCAGAACGCCATCAACCAGGCCAAGCAGTTCCACCAGGCGGTCAGCCTGTCCGGCCTGGCGCTGACCAAACTGGACGGCACCGCCAAGGGCGGGGTGATCTTCGCCCTGGCCAAGCAGTTCAGTCTGCCGATCCGCTACATCGGCGTTGGCGAAGGCATCGACGACCTGCGCACCTTCGAAGCCGACGCCTTCGTCAAGGCCCTCTTCGCTGAGCGGGAGTCTGCATGA
- a CDS encoding DUF423 domain-containing protein: MARLYLLLSAFTGFTGVALGAFAAHGLKSRLTPEHLAVFQTGTHYQLIHALALFGVALLALHAPSRLLTLAGGFFALGILLFSGSLYLLTLSGIGKLGIITPFGGLAFLAGWLCLGLAAWNLSSR; this comes from the coding sequence ATGGCGCGCCTGTACCTGCTGCTTTCCGCATTCACCGGATTTACCGGGGTGGCCCTTGGCGCCTTCGCCGCCCATGGCCTCAAGAGCAGGCTGACTCCCGAGCACCTGGCGGTGTTCCAGACCGGCACCCACTACCAGTTGATCCACGCCCTGGCCCTGTTCGGCGTCGCCCTGCTGGCGCTGCACGCGCCGAGCCGTCTGCTGACCCTGGCCGGGGGGTTCTTCGCCCTCGGTATCCTGCTGTTCTCCGGCAGTCTCTACCTGCTGACCCTGTCGGGCATCGGCAAGCTCGGCATCATCACACCCTTCGGCGGCCTGGCCTTCCTCGCCGGGTGGTTGTGCCTGGGGCTGGCGGCCTGGAATCTGAGTAGTCGCTAA
- the ftsE gene encoding cell division ATP-binding protein FtsE — MIRFEQVGKRYPNGHVGLHELSFRVRRGEFLFVTGHSGAGKSTLLRLLLAMERPTSGKLLLAGQDLSTITNSQIPFLRRQIGVVFQNHQLLFDRSVFDNVALPLQIHGLSKAEIAKRVSVALERVSLADKAELYPADLSTGQQQRVGIARAVVHRPALLLADEPTGNLDPRLAAEIMGVFEDINRLGTTVLIASHDLALIARMRHRLLTLQRGRLIGDGEAV, encoded by the coding sequence ATGATTCGATTCGAGCAGGTCGGCAAGCGCTATCCCAATGGTCACGTTGGCCTGCACGAACTGAGCTTCCGCGTTCGCCGCGGCGAGTTCCTCTTCGTTACTGGCCACTCCGGCGCCGGCAAGAGCACGCTGCTGCGCCTGCTGCTGGCGATGGAGCGCCCCACCAGCGGAAAGCTGCTGCTGGCCGGGCAGGACCTGTCGACCATCACCAATTCGCAGATCCCCTTCCTGCGCCGCCAGATCGGCGTCGTCTTCCAGAATCACCAGCTGCTGTTCGACCGAAGCGTGTTCGACAACGTCGCCCTGCCGCTGCAGATCCATGGCCTGTCCAAGGCGGAAATCGCCAAGCGGGTCAGCGTGGCCCTGGAGCGCGTCTCCCTGGCGGACAAGGCAGAGCTGTACCCGGCCGACCTGTCCACCGGTCAGCAGCAGCGTGTCGGCATTGCCCGCGCTGTGGTCCACCGCCCGGCCCTGCTGCTGGCGGACGAACCCACCGGTAACCTGGACCCGCGCCTGGCCGCCGAGATCATGGGCGTATTCGAGGACATCAATCGCTTGGGCACCACAGTGCTGATCGCCAGTCACGACCTGGCGCTTATCGCGCGCATGCGTCACCGCCTGCTCACCCTGCAACGCGGTCGTCTGATCGGTGACGGGGAGGCTGTCTGA
- a CDS encoding pitrilysin family protein: protein MKAIARQAAGLLYCALCLPALALAADNQPTHEFTLDNGLKVVVREDHRAPVVVSQLWYKVGSSYETSGQTGLSHALEHMMFKGSRKLGPGEASRILRELGAEENAFTSDDYTAYYQVLARDRLGVAFELEADRLESLKLPPEEFKREIEVIKEERRLRTDDKPTAKAFERFKAMAYPASGYHIPTIGWMADLNRMKVEELRHWYESWYVPNNATLVVVGDVTPDEVKGLAERYFAGIPRRDVPPTKKPLELTTPGERRLTLHVRTQLPSLLMGFNVPGLATAKDARQVHALRLLATLLDGGYSARLPSRLERGEELVSGASAWYDGFPRGDSLFVISATPNVQKGKTLDQTEAGIWRQLEDLQKTPPSAEELKRVRAQVIANLVYERDSITSQATTIGQLETVGLSWKLMDQDLAALEAVTPADIQAAAKTFFTRDRLSVAHILPEEAPQ, encoded by the coding sequence ATGAAAGCCATTGCCCGACAAGCCGCCGGCTTGCTGTATTGCGCTCTCTGTCTGCCCGCTTTGGCCCTCGCTGCAGACAACCAGCCCACCCACGAGTTCACCCTGGACAACGGCCTGAAGGTCGTGGTCCGTGAAGACCATCGCGCGCCCGTGGTGGTGTCCCAGCTCTGGTACAAGGTCGGCTCCAGCTATGAGACGTCCGGCCAGACCGGCCTCTCCCACGCCCTGGAGCACATGATGTTCAAGGGCAGCCGCAAGCTCGGCCCCGGTGAAGCCTCGCGCATCCTGCGGGAGCTGGGCGCAGAGGAAAACGCGTTCACCAGCGACGACTACACCGCCTATTACCAGGTGCTGGCCCGCGACCGCCTGGGCGTCGCCTTCGAGCTGGAAGCCGACCGCCTGGAAAGCCTCAAGTTGCCCCCCGAGGAGTTCAAGCGCGAGATCGAGGTGATCAAGGAAGAACGCCGCCTGCGCACCGACGACAAGCCGACGGCCAAGGCCTTCGAACGCTTCAAGGCCATGGCCTACCCGGCCAGCGGTTACCACATCCCCACCATTGGCTGGATGGCCGACCTCAATCGCATGAAGGTGGAGGAACTGCGTCACTGGTACGAGTCCTGGTACGTGCCGAACAACGCCACGCTGGTGGTGGTGGGCGACGTCACCCCGGACGAGGTCAAGGGCCTGGCCGAACGCTACTTCGCCGGCATCCCGCGTCGCGACGTGCCGCCCACGAAGAAGCCCCTGGAACTGACCACGCCGGGTGAGCGCCGCCTGACCCTGCACGTTCGCACGCAATTGCCGAGCCTGCTGATGGGCTTCAACGTGCCGGGCCTCGCGACCGCCAAGGACGCCCGCCAGGTCCACGCCCTGCGCCTGCTCGCCACCCTGCTCGACGGCGGCTACAGCGCCCGCCTGCCGAGCCGCCTGGAGCGCGGCGAGGAACTGGTCAGCGGCGCGTCCGCCTGGTACGACGGTTTCCCCCGAGGCGACAGCCTGTTCGTCATCAGCGCCACCCCCAACGTGCAGAAGGGCAAGACCCTCGACCAGACCGAAGCCGGTATCTGGCGCCAACTGGAGGACCTGCAGAAGACGCCGCCCAGTGCCGAGGAACTCAAGCGCGTGCGCGCCCAGGTCATCGCCAACCTGGTCTATGAGCGCGACTCCATCACCAGCCAGGCCACCACCATCGGCCAGCTGGAAACTGTCGGCCTGTCCTGGAAACTGATGGACCAGGACCTCGCCGCCCTGGAAGCCGTGACCCCCGCCGATATCCAGGCTGCCGCCAAGACCTTCTTCACCCGCGATCGCCTGAGCGTCGCCCACATCCTGCCCGAGGAGGCCCCGCAATGA
- the mtgA gene encoding monofunctional biosynthetic peptidoglycan transglycosylase, producing MLRTIRRRLFTLLLWFAAASVLLVILFRWVPPPGTMLMVERKIESWIDGKPIDIERDWVSWDELPDDLKIAVVAAEDQKFAEHWGFDVPAIRKALAHNERGGSIRGASTLSQQVAKNLFLWSGRNWLRKGLEVWFTGLMELFWPKQRILEVYLNSVEWGNGVFGAEAAARHHFGVPAKRLSRQQAALLAAVLPNPREWSPTRPGAYVARRAGWIRRQMNQLGGANYVQQL from the coding sequence ATGCTCCGCACCATCCGCCGCCGATTGTTCACACTGCTGCTCTGGTTCGCGGCGGCGTCCGTGCTGCTGGTGATCCTGTTCCGCTGGGTCCCGCCACCGGGCACCATGCTGATGGTGGAGCGCAAGATCGAATCCTGGATCGACGGCAAACCCATCGACATCGAGCGCGACTGGGTGTCGTGGGACGAGCTGCCCGACGACCTGAAGATCGCAGTGGTCGCTGCGGAAGACCAGAAATTCGCCGAGCACTGGGGCTTCGACGTCCCCGCCATCCGCAAGGCCCTGGCCCACAACGAGCGCGGCGGTTCCATCCGAGGCGCCAGCACCCTCAGCCAGCAGGTGGCGAAGAACCTCTTCCTCTGGTCCGGGCGCAACTGGTTGCGCAAGGGGCTGGAGGTCTGGTTCACCGGCCTGATGGAGCTGTTCTGGCCCAAGCAACGGATCCTCGAGGTCTACCTGAACAGCGTGGAATGGGGCAACGGCGTCTTCGGCGCCGAAGCTGCGGCGCGCCATCACTTCGGCGTACCCGCCAAGCGTTTGTCGCGCCAGCAGGCGGCACTGCTGGCGGCGGTGCTGCCCAACCCCCGGGAGTGGAGCCCTACTCGCCCCGGCGCCTACGTTGCTCGTCGCGCCGGCTGGATCCGTCGGCAGATGAACCAGCTGGGCGGCGCCAATTACGTGCAACAACTCTGA
- a CDS encoding thiazole synthase — protein sequence MSHTPIDKPFTLAGRTYQSRLLVGTGKYKDLEETRVAIEASGAEIVTVAVRRTNIGQNPGEPNLLDVISPDKYTILPNTAGCYNAEEAVRTCRLARELLDGHKLVKLEVLADQKTLFPNVVETIKAAEQLVKDGFDVMVYTSDDPIIARQLAEIGCIAVMPLAGLIGSGMGICNPWNLRIILEEAKVPVLVDAGVGTASDATIAMELGCEAVLMNTAIAHAQNPVMMAEAMKHAIVAGRLAYLAGRMPRKLYASASSPLDGLIR from the coding sequence ATGAGCCACACGCCGATCGACAAGCCCTTCACCCTCGCGGGCCGTACCTATCAGTCGCGTCTGCTGGTGGGCACCGGCAAGTACAAGGACCTCGAGGAAACCCGTGTCGCCATCGAGGCTTCCGGCGCCGAGATCGTCACCGTGGCCGTGCGCCGGACCAACATCGGCCAGAACCCGGGCGAGCCCAATCTGCTGGACGTGATTTCCCCGGACAAGTACACCATCCTGCCGAACACCGCCGGCTGCTATAACGCCGAAGAAGCGGTGCGCACCTGCCGCCTGGCCCGCGAGCTGCTGGATGGCCACAAGCTGGTCAAGCTGGAAGTCCTGGCTGACCAGAAGACCCTCTTCCCCAACGTCGTCGAGACCATCAAGGCCGCTGAACAGCTGGTCAAGGACGGCTTCGACGTCATGGTTTACACCAGCGACGACCCCATCATCGCCCGCCAGCTGGCTGAGATCGGCTGCATCGCCGTAATGCCGCTGGCCGGCCTGATCGGCTCGGGCATGGGCATCTGCAACCCCTGGAACCTGCGCATCATCCTCGAAGAAGCCAAGGTTCCGGTGCTGGTGGATGCCGGCGTGGGCACCGCCTCTGACGCCACCATCGCCATGGAGCTGGGCTGCGAGGCCGTGCTGATGAACACCGCCATCGCCCACGCGCAGAACCCCGTGATGATGGCCGAGGCCATGAAGCACGCCATCGTCGCCGGCCGCCTCGCCTACCTGGCCGGGCGTATGCCGCGCAAGCTCTACGCCAGTGCTTCGTCGCCGCTGGACGGACTGATTCGCTGA
- the rsmD gene encoding 16S rRNA (guanine(966)-N(2))-methyltransferase RsmD, with the protein MRKPNAKPAKPNHGGQGQLRIIGGEWRSRRFAFPDGPGLRPTPDRVRETLFNWLAPYVEGARVLDPFAGSGALYLEALSRGAAEGLALDLNPDSVAALRSHLDVLRCSRGLLLQSDALRYLETQAPSAFDLVFLDPPFNQGLLSPVCGLLEQRGWLAPRAWVYTESETPPSTLGLPGNWRLHREKKAGQVYYALWQRSVGEHLDA; encoded by the coding sequence ATGCGCAAGCCAAACGCCAAACCCGCCAAGCCCAACCACGGCGGCCAGGGCCAGCTCCGCATCATCGGCGGCGAATGGCGCTCGCGGCGCTTCGCCTTCCCCGACGGCCCCGGCCTGCGCCCCACGCCGGACCGGGTGCGGGAGACGCTGTTCAACTGGCTGGCACCGTATGTCGAAGGCGCACGGGTACTGGACCCCTTTGCCGGCAGCGGCGCGCTCTACCTGGAGGCGCTGTCCCGCGGCGCCGCCGAAGGCCTGGCCCTGGACCTCAACCCCGACTCGGTGGCTGCCTTGCGCAGCCACCTGGACGTGCTGCGTTGCAGCCGGGGCCTGCTGCTGCAGAGCGACGCCCTGCGCTACCTGGAAACCCAGGCGCCCAGCGCCTTCGATCTGGTCTTCCTCGATCCGCCGTTCAACCAGGGCCTGCTGTCACCCGTTTGCGGCCTGCTGGAACAACGGGGCTGGCTAGCTCCCCGCGCCTGGGTCTATACCGAAAGCGAGACCCCGCCCTCCACGCTGGGCCTGCCGGGCAACTGGCGCCTGCACCGGGAGAAGAAAGCCGGACAGGTGTACTACGCCCTGTGGCAACGCTCGGTCGGAGAGCACCTAGACGCTTGA
- the ftsX gene encoding permease-like cell division protein FtsX, with protein MSAKQMPPPKPAERVGASPRHVENPEKGDEGPDFRTLLHAWLESHRTSLVDSLRRLGRQPIGSFFTCLVMAIALSLPMGLSLLLSNVERLGGSWQRAAQISLFMKMDASEAQGQKLRDEIAGMPDVAEAEWISREQALAELQQQSGLGEALKELPQNPLPGVVLVTPKEIDKAGLEALRQRLAEQSGVEQAQLDLVWVERLSAILKLGERFVFGLAVLLILALLLVIGNTIRLHIENRRTEIEVIKLVGGTDSYVRRPFLYMGALYGTGAGLLAWLVLAYGLNWLNDAVVRLAGLYGSDFALAGVPLADGLSLLVGAVLLGYIGAWLAVARHLSELAPR; from the coding sequence ATGAGCGCCAAGCAGATGCCGCCGCCAAAGCCGGCCGAACGTGTCGGTGCCTCGCCGCGTCATGTCGAGAACCCGGAGAAGGGCGACGAAGGCCCGGATTTTCGCACTCTGCTGCACGCCTGGCTGGAGAGCCACCGCACCAGCCTGGTGGACAGCCTGCGTCGCCTGGGTCGCCAGCCCATCGGCAGCTTCTTCACCTGCCTGGTGATGGCCATCGCCCTCAGCCTGCCCATGGGCCTGTCGCTGCTGCTCAGCAACGTCGAGCGCCTGGGCGGTTCCTGGCAGCGCGCGGCGCAGATTTCCCTGTTCATGAAGATGGACGCCAGCGAAGCCCAGGGGCAGAAGCTGCGGGACGAGATCGCCGGCATGCCGGACGTGGCCGAGGCCGAGTGGATCAGCCGCGAACAGGCCCTGGCCGAACTGCAGCAACAATCCGGCCTCGGCGAAGCCCTCAAGGAACTCCCGCAGAACCCGCTGCCGGGCGTGGTCCTGGTGACGCCGAAGGAAATCGACAAGGCCGGCCTGGAAGCCCTGCGCCAGCGCCTTGCCGAACAGTCGGGCGTCGAGCAGGCGCAGCTGGACCTGGTCTGGGTCGAGCGCCTGTCCGCGATCCTCAAGCTGGGCGAGCGGTTCGTCTTCGGCCTGGCTGTGTTGCTGATCCTGGCGTTGCTGCTGGTGATCGGTAATACCATTCGTCTGCATATCGAGAACCGCCGCACCGAGATCGAGGTGATCAAACTGGTGGGCGGGACCGACAGCTACGTGCGGCGTCCCTTCCTCTATATGGGCGCACTCTATGGCACTGGTGCGGGCCTGCTGGCCTGGCTGGTGCTGGCCTATGGCCTGAATTGGCTGAACGACGCGGTGGTGCGGCTGGCCGGTCTGTATGGCAGCGATTTCGCCCTGGCGGGCGTGCCGCTGGCCGACGGACTGTCACTGCTCGTGGGGGCGGTGCTGCTGGGCTACATTGGCGCCTGGCTGGCCGTTGCCCGCCATCTGAGCGAGCTGGCGCCCCGCTAG
- the rpoH gene encoding RNA polymerase sigma factor RpoH, whose product MTTSLQPVYALAPGANLEAYVHAVNGIPLLSVEQERELAERLFYEQDLEAARQMVLAHLRFVVHIAKSYSGYGLAQADLIQEGNVGLMKAVKRFNPEMGVRLVSFAVHWIKAEIHEFILRNWRIVKVATTKAQRKLFFNLRSQKKRLTWLNNDEVHAVADTLGVEPHEVREMESRLTGQDMAFDPAADADDDTAFQAPAHYLEDHRYDPARQLEEADWSDSSTANLHEALDGLDERSRDILYQRWLAEEKATLHDLAAKYNVSAERIRQLEKNAMNKLKGFIQA is encoded by the coding sequence ATGACCACTTCCCTGCAACCTGTCTATGCCCTGGCCCCCGGTGCGAACCTGGAGGCGTACGTGCATGCGGTCAACGGCATCCCGCTGTTGTCCGTCGAGCAGGAGCGCGAACTGGCCGAACGCCTCTTCTACGAACAAGATCTGGAAGCGGCACGGCAAATGGTATTGGCGCACCTGCGCTTCGTCGTGCATATCGCCAAGAGTTATTCCGGCTACGGCCTGGCCCAGGCCGACCTCATCCAGGAAGGCAACGTGGGCCTGATGAAGGCCGTCAAGCGCTTCAACCCCGAGATGGGTGTACGCCTGGTGTCCTTCGCGGTGCACTGGATCAAGGCCGAGATCCACGAGTTCATCCTGCGCAACTGGCGTATCGTCAAAGTCGCCACCACCAAGGCGCAGCGCAAGCTGTTCTTCAACCTGCGCAGCCAGAAGAAGCGTCTGACCTGGCTGAACAACGATGAAGTCCACGCGGTGGCCGACACCCTTGGCGTCGAGCCCCATGAAGTGCGCGAGATGGAAAGCCGGCTAACCGGCCAGGACATGGCCTTCGACCCGGCGGCCGATGCCGACGACGACACGGCTTTCCAGGCTCCGGCCCATTACCTGGAAGACCATCGCTACGACCCGGCGCGCCAGTTGGAAGAAGCGGACTGGAGCGACAGCTCCACCGCCAACCTGCACGAAGCGCTGGACGGCCTGGACGAACGCAGCCGCGACATCCTCTACCAGCGTTGGCTGGCCGAGGAGAAGGCGACGCTGCACGACCTGGCGGCCAAGTACAACGTCTCCGCCGAGCGCATCCGCCAGCTGGAGAAGAACGCCATGAACAAGCTCAAGGGCTTCATTCAGGCGTAA
- a CDS encoding pitrilysin family protein — MSERNGLRYGLLGLALIALLGVLGFIVNHPDSTATAETAAPAQGLQSLAELDGKAPSRRSLEIQSWKTAEGAKVLFVAAPELPMFDLRLTFAAGSSQDGDAPGLATLTNAMLNEGVAGKDVTAIAEGFEGLGAEFGNGAYRDMAIASLRSLTAPEQREPALQLFTQVIGAPTFPEDSLARIKNQMLAGFEYQKQNPGKLAGLELFDKLYGKHPYAHPSDGDEKSIPAITVAQLRAFHQKAYAAGNVVIALVGNLSRAEAEAIANQVSKALPQGPALPKLPEPETPKPGISHIEFPSKQTHLMLAQLGVDRNDPDYAALYLGNQILGGGGFGTRLMDEVREKRGLTYGVSSGFTAMQVKGPFMIGLQTRAEMSQGTLKLIQDIVRQYLADGPTQKELDDAKREIAGSFPLSTASNADIVGQLGAIGFYDLSMTYLEDFMAKVQALDVSQVKAAMAKHLSPDQFVIVTAGPTVAQKDLPPPTDKPAEMPTGVPEH, encoded by the coding sequence ATGAGTGAGCGCAACGGCCTGCGTTACGGCCTGCTCGGCCTGGCCCTGATCGCCCTGCTCGGCGTGCTCGGTTTCATCGTCAACCATCCTGACAGCACCGCCACCGCCGAAACCGCCGCCCCTGCCCAGGGTCTTCAGTCCCTGGCTGAACTGGACGGCAAGGCGCCCAGCCGCCGCAGTCTGGAAATCCAGAGCTGGAAGACCGCCGAAGGCGCCAAGGTATTGTTCGTCGCCGCGCCTGAGCTGCCGATGTTCGACCTGCGCCTGACCTTCGCCGCCGGCAGCAGCCAGGATGGCGACGCCCCCGGTCTCGCCACCCTGACCAACGCCATGCTCAACGAAGGCGTGGCCGGCAAGGATGTCACCGCCATCGCGGAAGGCTTCGAGGGCCTGGGCGCCGAGTTCGGCAATGGCGCCTACCGCGACATGGCCATCGCCAGCCTGCGCAGCCTCACCGCCCCCGAGCAGCGCGAGCCGGCCCTGCAGCTGTTCACCCAGGTGATCGGCGCCCCGACCTTCCCCGAGGACTCCCTGGCGCGGATCAAGAACCAGATGCTCGCCGGCTTCGAGTACCAGAAGCAGAACCCCGGCAAACTGGCCGGCCTGGAACTCTTCGACAAGCTCTACGGCAAGCACCCCTACGCCCACCCCAGCGACGGTGACGAGAAGTCCATTCCCGCGATCACCGTGGCCCAGCTGCGCGCCTTCCACCAGAAGGCCTACGCCGCCGGCAACGTGGTGATCGCCCTGGTGGGCAACCTGTCCCGCGCCGAGGCCGAGGCCATTGCCAACCAGGTATCGAAGGCCCTGCCGCAAGGCCCGGCGCTGCCCAAGCTGCCTGAACCCGAAACACCCAAGCCCGGCATCAGCCACATCGAGTTCCCGTCCAAGCAGACCCACCTGATGCTGGCCCAACTGGGCGTCGACCGTAACGATCCGGATTACGCTGCCCTTTATCTGGGCAACCAGATCCTCGGTGGCGGTGGCTTCGGCACCCGTCTGATGGACGAAGTGCGAGAAAAGCGCGGCCTGACCTACGGCGTCAGCTCCGGCTTCACCGCCATGCAGGTCAAGGGCCCGTTCATGATCGGCCTGCAGACCCGCGCCGAGATGAGCCAGGGCACCCTCAAGCTGATCCAGGACATCGTCCGCCAGTACCTCGCCGACGGCCCGACCCAGAAGGAGCTGGACGATGCCAAGCGCGAAATCGCCGGCAGCTTCCCGCTGTCCACCGCGAGCAATGCCGACATCGTCGGCCAGCTGGGTGCCATCGGCTTCTACGACCTGTCGATGACCTACCTGGAAGACTTCATGGCCAAGGTCCAGGCCCTGGACGTGTCGCAGGTGAAGGCCGCCATGGCCAAACACCTCTCCCCCGATCAGTTCGTCATCGTCACCGCCGGTCCGACCGTTGCCCAGAAGGACCTGCCGCCTCCCACCGACAAACCCGCCGAAATGCCCACCGGCGTACCGGAGCACTGA
- the thiS gene encoding sulfur carrier protein ThiS has protein sequence MRIQLNGEPFELPEGQTVADLIARLDLAGRRVAVELNLDIVPRSQHAATALREGDRIEVVHAIGGG, from the coding sequence ATGCGCATTCAGTTGAACGGCGAACCCTTCGAGCTGCCTGAGGGCCAGACTGTCGCGGACCTCATTGCCCGCCTGGACCTGGCAGGTCGCCGCGTCGCAGTCGAGCTCAACCTCGACATCGTGCCGCGCAGCCAGCACGCCGCCACTGCCCTGCGCGAAGGCGATCGCATCGAGGTGGTCCACGCCATAGGCGGCGGCTAG
- the trmB gene encoding tRNA (guanosine(46)-N7)-methyltransferase TrmB, with amino-acid sequence MIEEQGSPAAADETRHHRTIKSFVMRAGRMTEGQQRGLDQGWPKFGLELADGLQDFDALFGRTAPRTFEIGFGMGHATLEMAAAAPEQDFIGVEVHRPGVGALLNGAMTQGLSNIRVYSCDALEVLRDCVADASLDRVLLFFPDPWHKSRHHKRRIVQASFAELVRQKLKVGGVLHMATDWEHYAEHMLEVMNVAPGYRNLAEDGRYVPRPDERPVTKFERRGERLGHGVWDLKFQRID; translated from the coding sequence ATGATTGAAGAACAGGGCTCGCCGGCCGCCGCCGACGAAACGCGCCATCACCGCACCATCAAAAGCTTCGTGATGCGTGCCGGGCGCATGACCGAAGGCCAGCAGCGCGGCCTCGACCAGGGCTGGCCGAAGTTCGGCCTGGAGCTGGCCGATGGCCTGCAGGACTTCGACGCCCTGTTCGGCCGTACTGCACCGCGCACCTTCGAGATCGGCTTCGGCATGGGCCACGCCACCCTGGAGATGGCCGCCGCCGCGCCGGAGCAGGACTTCATCGGCGTCGAGGTGCACCGTCCCGGCGTCGGCGCCCTGTTGAACGGCGCCATGACCCAGGGCCTGAGCAACATCCGCGTCTACAGCTGCGACGCCCTGGAAGTGCTGCGCGACTGCGTGGCCGACGCCAGCCTGGACCGCGTCCTGCTGTTCTTCCCCGATCCCTGGCACAAGTCCCGCCACCACAAGCGTCGCATCGTCCAGGCGTCCTTCGCCGAGCTGGTGCGCCAGAAGCTCAAGGTCGGTGGCGTGCTGCACATGGCCACCGATTGGGAGCATTACGCCGAGCACATGCTGGAAGTGATGAACGTGGCGCCGGGCTACCGCAACCTGGCGGAAGACGGTCGCTACGTCCCGCGCCCGGACGAACGTCCGGTGACCAAGTTCGAACGCCGCGGCGAACGCCTCGGCCACGGCGTCTGGGACCTCAAGTTCCAGCGCATCGATTGA